A part of Caldisericia bacterium genomic DNA contains:
- a CDS encoding GlmL-related ornithine degradation protein gives MKIDVLVVEIGSTITKVSAFQNLKSKNPIYLGKGISYTTVNEGDITIGLNRAIEDLKIKLNASKINWKHMYGNSSAAGGLKMTVHGLVPEMTAKAAKEAALGAGAITKMVTAGLISQYDLKKIEEIKPNIILLSGGVDYGETNIVLENAKRLSNLNIKPPIIYAGNIAIREEVKRIFEEKNFKIYITENVYPEIDKLNIEPVRRVIQKVFEEHIIHAPGMEKIRDYIEGEIIPTPGAVMNAFILLYEEIGDVMGFDIGGATTDVHSVTEGKIDKDSVVIYPEPLNKRTVEGDLGVYISSGNVLNLISDLEKEKLNKYMKYLKPIPKTKNEIYITKKLGEICLKTSLIRHVGEIRFLYTQSGKIKAIYGKDLRNVKYVIGTGGVLTQIPSMKKEMENIFKGIIDERILLPKNPKILIDKNYIFSSIGTISKLYREASIKLLIESIGLKDKMF, from the coding sequence ATGAAAATAGATGTTCTTGTTGTTGAAATTGGTTCTACTATAACAAAAGTTTCTGCTTTCCAAAATTTAAAATCAAAAAATCCAATTTATCTTGGAAAGGGTATTTCTTACACAACAGTTAACGAAGGAGACATAACAATTGGACTTAATAGAGCAATTGAGGATTTAAAAATTAAACTTAATGCTTCTAAAATAAATTGGAAACATATGTATGGGAATTCATCAGCAGCAGGTGGACTTAAAATGACAGTTCATGGTCTTGTTCCTGAAATGACAGCAAAAGCGGCAAAAGAAGCAGCTCTTGGTGCAGGTGCTATTACAAAAATGGTGACTGCAGGTCTTATTTCTCAATATGACTTGAAAAAAATTGAAGAGATAAAACCAAACATAATTCTTCTTTCAGGTGGTGTAGATTATGGTGAAACAAATATAGTTTTAGAAAATGCAAAAAGATTATCAAATTTAAACATTAAACCACCAATAATTTATGCTGGAAATATTGCTATTAGAGAAGAGGTAAAAAGAATTTTTGAAGAAAAAAATTTTAAAATTTATATAACAGAAAATGTATATCCTGAAATAGATAAATTAAATATAGAACCTGTGAGAAGAGTTATTCAAAAAGTTTTTGAGGAGCATATAATACATGCACCTGGTATGGAAAAAATAAGAGATTACATTGAAGGAGAGATAATTCCTACACCAGGTGCAGTTATGAATGCTTTTATTTTATTATATGAAGAAATTGGTGATGTGATGGGTTTTGATATTGGTGGAGCAACAACAGATGTTCACTCAGTTACAGAGGGTAAAATTGATAAAGATTCGGTAGTTATTTATCCAGAACCCTTAAATAAAAGAACAGTTGAAGGTGATCTTGGAGTTTATATATCAAGTGGAAATGTTTTAAATCTTATATCTGATTTAGAAAAAGAAAAATTAAATAAGTATATGAAATATCTTAAACCTATACCCAAAACAAAAAATGAAATTTATATAACAAAAAAACTCGGTGAGATTTGTCTTAAAACTTCTCTTATAAGACATGTTGGAGAGATAAGATTTTTATATACTCAATCAGGAAAAATTAAAGCAATTTATGGAAAAGATTTAAGAAATGTTAAATATGTTATTGGAACAGGCGGAGTTTTAACTCAAATACCATCAATGAAAAAAGAAATGGAAAATATTTTCAAAGGAATTATTGATGAAAGAATTCTTCTTCCAAAAAATCCTAAAATTTTAATTGATAAAAACTATATTTTTTCAAGTATTGGCACCATATCAAAATTATATAGAGAAGCATCTATAAAACTTCTCATTGAATCAATAGGTCTAAAAGACAAAATGTTTTAA
- the uvrB gene encoding excinuclease ABC subunit UvrB, protein MNEDNFKLVSQYKPKGDQPQAIEKLVEGVKKGFRFQTLLGVTGSGKTYTMANVIAQVNKPTLIICHNKTLAAQLYSEFRDLFPYNRVEYFVSYYDYYQPEAYVPQSDLYIEKDADINEDLVKLRHKTLRSLMERRDTIVVSSVSCIYGWDDPTEFLKGLIEVRVREKISRKELIKNLVMLQYERNDIDFSRGKIRVRGDIVDIFPIDTDYAVRIEFFGDTIDNIYLIDPLLSTKIEEVENFIFFPAKQFLTTEERIFKAVESIKKELKERVEYFLSQGKYLEAERLQQRTNFDIEMLLETGYVKGIENYTRHLSGRKPGEPPYTIIDYFPSDFLIFIDESHITVPQLRGMYNGDRSRKETLVEYGFRLPSCLDNRPLKYEEFLEKANQIIFVSATPSDYEISISEQVVEQLIRPTGLIDPEVEVRKSDNQIEDLIKEVNERVSRNERVLVTTLTKRVAEDLATYLYERGIKVRYLHADIDTIKRAEIIRDLRKGEFDCLVGINLLREGLDLPEVSLVAILDADKEGFLRSHTSLIQIIGRAARNVSGKVIMYADEITESMKKAIDETNRRRKVQMEYNIKHGIKPESVRKAVKELIDLPYKEKEEIDIFVKESEKSMSLDYIESLITQLEEEMHLKAETLEFEEAAKIRDKIFELKKRLKTLVKRE, encoded by the coding sequence ATGAACGAAGATAATTTTAAACTTGTTTCTCAATATAAGCCAAAAGGTGATCAGCCTCAGGCAATAGAAAAATTAGTTGAAGGAGTAAAGAAAGGGTTTAGATTTCAAACCCTTCTTGGTGTTACAGGTTCAGGTAAAACCTATACTATGGCAAATGTTATCGCTCAAGTTAATAAACCTACACTTATTATTTGTCATAATAAAACTCTAGCAGCACAACTATACTCTGAATTTAGAGATCTTTTTCCATATAATAGGGTTGAATATTTTGTTAGTTATTATGACTATTATCAACCTGAAGCATATGTTCCACAAAGTGATTTATATATTGAGAAAGATGCTGATATAAATGAAGATCTTGTTAAATTAAGACATAAAACTTTGAGAAGTTTAATGGAAAGAAGAGATACAATTGTTGTTTCCTCTGTTTCGTGTATTTATGGTTGGGATGATCCAACTGAATTTTTAAAGGGACTTATTGAAGTAAGAGTTAGAGAAAAAATTTCAAGAAAAGAACTAATAAAAAATTTAGTAATGCTTCAATATGAGAGAAATGATATTGATTTTTCAAGAGGTAAAATTAGAGTTAGAGGAGATATTGTAGATATTTTTCCAATAGATACTGATTATGCAGTTAGAATTGAATTTTTTGGAGACACAATAGATAACATTTATTTAATTGATCCACTATTATCAACAAAAATTGAAGAAGTCGAAAATTTTATATTTTTTCCAGCAAAACAATTCTTAACTACAGAGGAAAGAATTTTTAAAGCAGTTGAGAGTATCAAGAAAGAATTGAAAGAAAGGGTTGAGTATTTCTTATCACAAGGAAAATATCTTGAGGCAGAAAGGTTGCAACAAAGAACAAATTTTGATATTGAGATGTTACTTGAAACAGGTTATGTTAAAGGAATTGAAAATTATACAAGACACCTATCAGGAAGAAAACCTGGTGAACCACCATATACTATTATAGATTACTTCCCATCAGATTTTCTTATTTTCATTGACGAATCTCACATTACAGTTCCACAACTAAGGGGAATGTATAATGGAGATAGATCAAGAAAAGAAACTCTTGTTGAATATGGATTTAGATTACCATCATGTCTTGATAATAGACCTTTAAAATATGAAGAGTTTTTAGAAAAAGCAAATCAGATAATTTTTGTTTCTGCGACTCCATCTGATTATGAAATTTCAATTTCAGAACAAGTAGTAGAACAACTAATAAGACCTACTGGTCTTATTGATCCTGAAGTTGAGGTTAGAAAGAGCGACAATCAAATTGAAGATTTGATAAAAGAGGTTAATGAGAGAGTTAGTAGAAATGAAAGAGTTTTAGTTACAACTTTAACAAAGAGGGTCGCAGAAGATCTTGCAACATATCTTTATGAAAGAGGAATAAAAGTAAGATATCTTCATGCTGATATCGATACAATAAAAAGAGCTGAAATTATAAGAGACCTTAGAAAAGGTGAATTTGATTGTCTTGTTGGAATAAATTTACTTAGAGAAGGTTTAGATCTTCCGGAAGTGTCACTTGTTGCAATTTTAGATGCTGACAAAGAAGGATTTTTAAGATCTCACACATCTTTAATTCAAATTATTGGTAGAGCAGCAAGAAATGTTAGTGGTAAAGTTATTATGTATGCTGATGAAATAACTGAATCTATGAAAAAAGCTATAGATGAAACTAATAGAAGAAGAAAGGTCCAGATGGAATATAATATTAAACATGGTATAAAACCAGAAAGTGTTAGAAAAGCAGTAAAAGAGTTAATAGATTTACCATATAAAGAAAAAGAAGAAATAGATATTTTTGTTAAAGAGAGCGAAAAAAGTATGAGTTTAGATTATATTGAATCTCTAATAACTCAACTTGAAGAAGAGATGCATCTTAAAGCAGAAACATTAGAATTTGAAGAGGCAGCAAAAATTAGAGACAAAATTTTTGAATTAAAAAAGAGACTAAAAACATTAGTTAAAAGGGAGTGA